A genomic stretch from Malus domestica chromosome 15, GDT2T_hap1 includes:
- the LOC103441645 gene encoding nucleobase-ascorbate transporter 3-like isoform X1, producing MIQKFLGTWLPTVMTASFAFTLPVLSIINDYSDRNFRSEHEGVGMLLEGIFGGAVGTTASVEQECGADFNWEVWRFLCIDSFADICCHVLCFIWNSAVGITFIQFANNNSLRNIYVLGLSLFLGISIPQYFVSNSSPNGVGPVKTDGGWFDDILNTIFSSSPTMAIIVGTLLDNTLDAKYAVDNRGLAWWRPFQSRKGDVRNEEFYSLPVRIREYIPTRFLY from the exons ATGATTCAAAAATTCCTCGGAACATGGCTTCCAACGGTGATGACTGCGTCATTTGCTTTTACCCTGCCGGTGTTGTCAATCATCAATGATTACTCTGATCGAAATTTTAGAAGTGAACATGAG GGTGTTGGCATGCTGCTTGAAGGAATTTTTGGTGGTGCTGTCGGTACCACTGCTTCTGT GGAGCAGGAGTGTGGTGCAGATTTCAACTG GGAAGTTTGGCGCTTTCTTTGCATCGATTCCTTTGCCGATATTTGCTGCCATGTACTGTGTTTTATTTGGAATT CTGCTGTTGGGATCACATTCATTCAGTTTGCAAATAATAATTCCTTGAGAAACATCTATGTTTTGGGTCTTTCCCTGTTTCTTGGGATATCAATACCTCAATATTTTGTCTCGAACTCCAGCCCGAATGGTGTCGGGCCAGTTAAAACAGACGGTGGATGG TTTGATGACATATTGAACACAATCTTCTCATCGAGCCCGACAATGGCGATAATCGTGGGGACGCTGCTGGATAACACGCTTGACGCGAAGTATGCGGTTGACAACAGAGGACTTGCATGGTGGAGGCCATTCCAGAGCAGGAAAGGAGATGTTAGAAATGAAGAGTTTTATAGTCTACCTGTTAGGATACGGGAGTACATCCCTACCAGATTTCTCTATTAA
- the LOC103441645 gene encoding nucleobase-ascorbate transporter 3-like isoform X2: MIQKFLGTWLPTVMTASFAFTLPVLSIINDYSDRNFRSEHEGVGMLLEGIFGGAVGTTASVEVWRFLCIDSFADICCHVLCFIWNSAVGITFIQFANNNSLRNIYVLGLSLFLGISIPQYFVSNSSPNGVGPVKTDGGWFDDILNTIFSSSPTMAIIVGTLLDNTLDAKYAVDNRGLAWWRPFQSRKGDVRNEEFYSLPVRIREYIPTRFLY; the protein is encoded by the exons ATGATTCAAAAATTCCTCGGAACATGGCTTCCAACGGTGATGACTGCGTCATTTGCTTTTACCCTGCCGGTGTTGTCAATCATCAATGATTACTCTGATCGAAATTTTAGAAGTGAACATGAG GGTGTTGGCATGCTGCTTGAAGGAATTTTTGGTGGTGCTGTCGGTACCACTGCTTCTGT GGAAGTTTGGCGCTTTCTTTGCATCGATTCCTTTGCCGATATTTGCTGCCATGTACTGTGTTTTATTTGGAATT CTGCTGTTGGGATCACATTCATTCAGTTTGCAAATAATAATTCCTTGAGAAACATCTATGTTTTGGGTCTTTCCCTGTTTCTTGGGATATCAATACCTCAATATTTTGTCTCGAACTCCAGCCCGAATGGTGTCGGGCCAGTTAAAACAGACGGTGGATGG TTTGATGACATATTGAACACAATCTTCTCATCGAGCCCGACAATGGCGATAATCGTGGGGACGCTGCTGGATAACACGCTTGACGCGAAGTATGCGGTTGACAACAGAGGACTTGCATGGTGGAGGCCATTCCAGAGCAGGAAAGGAGATGTTAGAAATGAAGAGTTTTATAGTCTACCTGTTAGGATACGGGAGTACATCCCTACCAGATTTCTCTATTAA
- the LOC103441711 gene encoding UPF0481 protein At3g47200-like translates to METSNETAPNDIENQYTPLANSMRKEFTTLSPVSSSCCIYRVPERIRCVNEKLYTPQAVSIGPLHHGRKGLNPILDEHKQRYLKDFIARTKVSLEDHIKTIKNQEERLRCCYAEPIKYSSDEFVRIILVDAAFTIEVLLKDKFDDFVDENDRIFHKPLMLHDIWKDMWLIENQLPLFILEDLFEACKTSLPSSSHNITSIISLSFEFFKHLLPVEKLDDNVKTSKSVAHFVDLFKRVFEIHLPLEPKAGGELKSVNIPSLTELQQVGVQFKAASRENKFGIQFSTSNGTLTIPRFPLGYETEIIRNVVAFEQCHFLNTATDTLYMSSYAFFMGGLVKTTKDVELLVEYQIAEVVKVLVSDTSERSAPLNTISTGVNPNFHKFYYDTICEDLNNYCSKPWHKWKANLKQNYFNTPWASISVIAAVVLLILTFIQTVFSMIPAT, encoded by the coding sequence ATGGAAACAAGCAATGAAACTGCTCCGAACGACATAGAAAACCAGTACACCCCATTAGCAAATTCGATGAGAAAAGAGTTCACCACCCTGTCTCCCGTGTCCTCTTCATGTTGTATCTACAGAGTTCCTGAGCGTATACGGTGCGTGAATGAAAAGCTCTACACGCCTCAGGCTGTCTCTATAGGCCCGCTTCACCATGGCAGGAAAGGCTTAAACCCCATACTGGACGAGCACAAACAGAGATACCTGAAAGATTTTATAGCTCGGACCAAAGTAAGCTTGGAGGACCATATAAAGACAATAAAGAACCAAGAAGAGAGGTTGAGATGTTGTTATGCAGAACCTATTAAGTATAGTAGTGATGAATTTGTAAGAATCATTCTAGTCGATGCCGCATTCACTATCGAGGTCTTATTGAAGGACAAATTCGATGACTTCGTCGACGAAAATGATCGCATATTTCACAAGCCATTGATGTTACATGACATATGGAAAGATATGTGGTTGATTGAAAATCAGCTGCCATTGTTCATTCTTGAGGATCTTTTTGAAGCATGCAAAACTTCACTCCCTTCTAGTTCTCACAACATTACTTCAATAATTAGTCTTTCTTTCGAGTTCTTCAAACATCTACTGCCGGTGGAGAAATTAGATGACAACGTGAAGACTTCTAAATCAGTGGCACATTTTGTTGATCTTTTCAAAAGAGTTTTTGAAATCCATCTTCCGTTGGAACCAAAAGCCGGAGGGGAACTCAAATCTGTTAACATACCCAGCTTGACGGAGCTACAGCAGGTTGGGGTCCAGTTTAAGGCGGCGTCAAGAGAAAATAAGTTTGGCATACAATTCAGTACTTCCAATGGGACTCTGACAATTCCAAGATTTCCATTAGGGTATGAAACTGAAATAATCAGAAACGTCGTTGCCTTTGAACAATGCCATTTCTTGAACACTGCTACTGATACTTTATACATGAGTTCTTACGCATTCTTCATGGGCGGTTTGGTGAAAACCACAAAGGATGTAGAGTTGCTTGTTGAGTACCAAATCGCAGAAGTTGTGAAGGTGCTAGTTAGTGACACAAGTGAGAGGTCTGCTCCATTAAACACCATTTCCACTGGGGTTAATCCCAACTTTCATAAGTTCTATTATGATACTATTTGTGAGGACCTGAACAACTACTGCAGCAAGCCGTGGCACAAATGGAAGGcaaatttgaaacaaaattaTTTCAACACACCTTGGGCCTCTATTTCTGTCATTGCAGCTGTTGTTCTCCTCATACTTACTTTCATACAGACTGTGTTCTCCATGATCCCTGCTACGTAA
- the LOC103441645 gene encoding nucleobase-ascorbate transporter 3-like isoform X3, with translation MITLIEILEVNMRVLACCLKEFLVVLSVPLLLWSRSVVQISTGFMFFSIFGKFGAFFASIPLPIFAAMYCVLFGIVAAVGITFIQFANNNSLRNIYVLGLSLFLGISIPQYFVSNSSPNGVGPVKTDGGWFDDILNTIFSSSPTMAIIVGTLLDNTLDAKYAVDNRGLAWWRPFQSRKGDVRNEEFYSLPVRIREYIPTRFLY, from the exons ATGATTACTCTGATCGAAATTTTAGAAGTGAACATGAG GGTGTTGGCATGCTGCTTGAAGGAATTTTTGGTGGTGCTGTCGGTACCACTGCTTCTGT GGAGCAGGAGTGTGGTGCAGATTTCAACTGGTTTCATGTTCTTCTCTATATTT GGGAAGTTTGGCGCTTTCTTTGCATCGATTCCTTTGCCGATATTTGCTGCCATGTACTGTGTTTTATTTGGAATTGTTG CTGCTGTTGGGATCACATTCATTCAGTTTGCAAATAATAATTCCTTGAGAAACATCTATGTTTTGGGTCTTTCCCTGTTTCTTGGGATATCAATACCTCAATATTTTGTCTCGAACTCCAGCCCGAATGGTGTCGGGCCAGTTAAAACAGACGGTGGATGG TTTGATGACATATTGAACACAATCTTCTCATCGAGCCCGACAATGGCGATAATCGTGGGGACGCTGCTGGATAACACGCTTGACGCGAAGTATGCGGTTGACAACAGAGGACTTGCATGGTGGAGGCCATTCCAGAGCAGGAAAGGAGATGTTAGAAATGAAGAGTTTTATAGTCTACCTGTTAGGATACGGGAGTACATCCCTACCAGATTTCTCTATTAA
- the LOC103441645 gene encoding nucleobase-ascorbate transporter 3-like isoform X4, with amino-acid sequence MITLIEILEVNMRVLACCLKEFLVVLSVPLLLWSRSVVQISTGKFGAFFASIPLPIFAAMYCVLFGIVAAVGITFIQFANNNSLRNIYVLGLSLFLGISIPQYFVSNSSPNGVGPVKTDGGWFDDILNTIFSSSPTMAIIVGTLLDNTLDAKYAVDNRGLAWWRPFQSRKGDVRNEEFYSLPVRIREYIPTRFLY; translated from the exons ATGATTACTCTGATCGAAATTTTAGAAGTGAACATGAG GGTGTTGGCATGCTGCTTGAAGGAATTTTTGGTGGTGCTGTCGGTACCACTGCTTCTGT GGAGCAGGAGTGTGGTGCAGATTTCAACTG GGAAGTTTGGCGCTTTCTTTGCATCGATTCCTTTGCCGATATTTGCTGCCATGTACTGTGTTTTATTTGGAATTGTTG CTGCTGTTGGGATCACATTCATTCAGTTTGCAAATAATAATTCCTTGAGAAACATCTATGTTTTGGGTCTTTCCCTGTTTCTTGGGATATCAATACCTCAATATTTTGTCTCGAACTCCAGCCCGAATGGTGTCGGGCCAGTTAAAACAGACGGTGGATGG TTTGATGACATATTGAACACAATCTTCTCATCGAGCCCGACAATGGCGATAATCGTGGGGACGCTGCTGGATAACACGCTTGACGCGAAGTATGCGGTTGACAACAGAGGACTTGCATGGTGGAGGCCATTCCAGAGCAGGAAAGGAGATGTTAGAAATGAAGAGTTTTATAGTCTACCTGTTAGGATACGGGAGTACATCCCTACCAGATTTCTCTATTAA
- the LOC103441645 gene encoding nucleobase-ascorbate transporter 3-like isoform X5, whose amino-acid sequence MITLIEILEVNMRVLACCLKEFLVVLSVPLLLWKFGAFFASIPLPIFAAMYCVLFGIVAAVGITFIQFANNNSLRNIYVLGLSLFLGISIPQYFVSNSSPNGVGPVKTDGGWFDDILNTIFSSSPTMAIIVGTLLDNTLDAKYAVDNRGLAWWRPFQSRKGDVRNEEFYSLPVRIREYIPTRFLY is encoded by the exons ATGATTACTCTGATCGAAATTTTAGAAGTGAACATGAG GGTGTTGGCATGCTGCTTGAAGGAATTTTTGGTGGTGCTGTCGGTACCACTGCTTCTGT GGAAGTTTGGCGCTTTCTTTGCATCGATTCCTTTGCCGATATTTGCTGCCATGTACTGTGTTTTATTTGGAATTGTTG CTGCTGTTGGGATCACATTCATTCAGTTTGCAAATAATAATTCCTTGAGAAACATCTATGTTTTGGGTCTTTCCCTGTTTCTTGGGATATCAATACCTCAATATTTTGTCTCGAACTCCAGCCCGAATGGTGTCGGGCCAGTTAAAACAGACGGTGGATGG TTTGATGACATATTGAACACAATCTTCTCATCGAGCCCGACAATGGCGATAATCGTGGGGACGCTGCTGGATAACACGCTTGACGCGAAGTATGCGGTTGACAACAGAGGACTTGCATGGTGGAGGCCATTCCAGAGCAGGAAAGGAGATGTTAGAAATGAAGAGTTTTATAGTCTACCTGTTAGGATACGGGAGTACATCCCTACCAGATTTCTCTATTAA
- the LOC139192267 gene encoding putative disease resistance protein RGA3 encodes MGLLIIPILGMGGMGETTLAQLVYNDSKVKSHFEKRVWVCVSDPFDEIKIAKSISGDGAPSSNELDYVLQCMSRSIEGKRFLLVLDDVWNHDSEKWERLRAPLIQSGAHGSRILVTTRKHEVVDMMRATSDMISLGELSEGYCLSIFNHMAFADREVGESKAFEDISKKIVEKCKGLLLAAKALGSLMHNKRTRREWLDVLNSKIWDREEVEQKVFQPLLLSYYDLAPSIKCCLLYCASFPKDFEFERKYFINLWMAQDYLNSKGNKDEGEIGEAFFDNLVARSFFQDLVKDSVSGKVIGCKMHDIVHDFVQSLNNNECLIMDAEGVGNEVEVLGEKVRHLTLRLKCGEPLPPSNACYNCKNLRTLTRISNSMYGSTISTIESNFILQLKCLRTLNLRKNGIIEVPKEIGELIHLRHIDLSRNEGLKILPDSICEMYNLYTLRLYYCRSLEKLPDNMGKLISLKHLYVFGCDMLEYLPKGIRRLQKLRTIEVCVVVCDEDEDKEALQLGDLRGLNLDGRLNIILKGNVKDESELEKAQLWRMKQLFPLGINSYYVQYMQTSSTVEILNVLRPHENLESLSIRVHSGATCPNWMMSLHNLKIIFLSGWSECKFLPPLGKLPYLAKLTIVLMMKVKKVGGEFLGVDQDETSMKSSSYSFFPKLKELEIAYMEALEE; translated from the coding sequence ATGGGGCTCCTTATCATCCCTATTCTAGGAATGGGCGGAATGGGAGAGACAACTCTAGCCCAACTAGTTTATAATGATAGCAAGGTTAAATCCCATTTTGAAAAGAGAGTGTGGGTTTGTGTCTCAGACCCTTTTGATGAGATTAAGATTGCCAAATCCATAAGTGGTGATGGTGCCCCAAGTTCAAATGAGTTGGACTATGTCTTGCAGTGCATGTCAAGATCTATCGAGGGCAAAAGGTTTCTCCTTGTCCTAGATGATGTGTGGAACCACGATAGTGAAAAGTGGGAACGATTAAGGGCACCACTAATACAAAGTGGTGCTCATGGCAGTAGAATATTGGTGACCACAAGAAAGCATGAGGTTGTTGATATGATGAGAGCAACaagtgacatgattagtttggGAGAGTTGAGTGAAGGATATTGTTTATCAATCTTCAATCACATGGCGTTTGCTGATAGAGAAGTAGGTGAGTCTAAAGCGTTTGAAGATATTAGTAAGAAAATTGTAGAAAAATGTAAGGGTTTGCTTCTTGCCGCAAAAGCTTTAGGCAGTCTCATGCACAATAAGAGAACAAGGAGGGAATGGCTAGATGTTTTGAATAGCAAGATATGGGATCGAGAAGAGGTGGAGCAAAAAGTTTTCCAACCGTTATTACTAAGTTATTATGATTTGGCCCCATCAATCAAATGTTGCCTTTTGTATTGTGCTAGTTTTCCTAAAGATTTTGAGTTTGagagaaaatattttattaatcttTGGATGGCACAAGATTATCTTAATTCAAAAGGGAATAAAGATGAGGGAGAAATTGGTGAAGCATTTTTTGATAACTTAGTTGCACGATCTTTTTTCCAAGATTTGGTGAAAGATAGTGTTAGTGGTAAAGTTATAGGTTGCAAAATGCATGATATTGTTCATGACTTTGTGCAATCTCTCAACAACAACGAATGTTTGATCATGGATGCTGAGGGTGTTGGCAATGAAGTAGaggttttgggtgaaaaggtTCGTCATTTGACCTTAAGGTTGAAATGTGGTGAGCCACTCCCACCTTCTAATGCATGTTACAATTGCAAAAATTTACGTACACTCACAAGAATCTCAAACTCGATGTATGGTTCAACCATTTCTACGATAGAatcaaatttcattttgcaACTAAAATGTCTTAGGACATTAAATTTGCGTAAAAATGGCATAATTGAAGTCCCAAAGGAAATTGGTGAATTGATACATTTGAGGCATATTGATTTGTCAAGGAATGAAGGTTTGAAGATATTGCCGGACAGTATATGTGAGATGTACAATTTGTATACCTTGCGCCTATATTATTGCAGGTCACTTGAAAAACTACCAGATAACATGGGAAAGTTGATTAGCTTAAAGCACCTTTATGTTTTTGGCTGCGATATGCTGGAGTACTTGCCAAAAGGGATTCGGAGACTACAAAAATTGAGAACAATTGAAGTGTGTGTTGTGGTTTGTGATGAAGATGAGGACAAAGAAGCATTACAACTGGGAGATCTGAGGGGCTTGAACCTTGATGGCCGTCTCAACATAATATTAAAGGGGAATGTGAAAGATGAGAGTGAGCTTGAGAAAGCACAATTGTGGCGCATGAAGCAACTCTTTCCTCTCGGAATTAATTCTTACTATGTCCAATACATGCAGACATCAAGCACCGTTGAAATACTGAATGTCTTACGACCGCACGAAAATCTGGAATCTTTAAGCATTCGTGTGCACTCAGGCGCCACCTGCCCTAATTGGATGATGTCTTTGCACAACTTAAAAATCATCTTTCTATCTGGATGGAGTGAATGCAAGTTTTTGCCTCCTCTTGGGAAATTGCCATACCTTGCAAAACTGACCATAGTGCTAATGATGAAGGTGAAAAAGGTTGGTGGTGAATTTTTGGGAGTAGACCAAGATGAAACGTCAATGAAATCATCATCATACTCATTTTTCCCAAAGTTGAAAGAACTCGAAATTGCCTACATGGAAGCGTTGGAAGAGTAG